A genomic window from Quercus lobata isolate SW786 chromosome 10, ValleyOak3.0 Primary Assembly, whole genome shotgun sequence includes:
- the LOC115962927 gene encoding 2-alkenal reductase (NADP(+)-dependent)-like, producing the protein MVRVGDEVSNRQVIFRDYVIGSPKGSDMYLTTGTIKLKVPEGSNAVLVKNLYLSCDPLMQFFMRKSEGPNGYLYYTPGSVSQSQELQFSYGVAKVLDSGHPEFKAGDLVWGITGREEYSLITKTTDTLIKIQHIDVPLSYYTGILSMPGMTSYAGFYEVGTPKKGEYVFVSAASGAVGQLIGQIAKLEGCYVVGSAGSKEKVDLLKNQLGFDEAFNYKEEQDLNAALKRYFPEGIDVYFEHVGGKMLDAVLLNMRHHGRIAVCGMISQYNLDEPEGIKNLLHIGFKWIQMKGYTHRNYYHLYPKFLDRFLPYIREKKMVYVEDIVDGLESGPAALVGLFSGRNFGKQVAVVAHE; encoded by the exons ATGGTGAGAGTTGGAGATGAAGTGAGCAACAGACAGGTGATATTCAGAGACTATGTCATTGGTTCTCCTAAAGGATCAGACATGTACCTGACCACTGGAACCATTAAGTTAAAGGTTCCTGAAGGTTCAAATGCAGTTTTGGTGAAGAACCTCTATTTGTCCTGCGATCCTCTCATGCAATTCTTTATGAGGAAATCGGAAGGTCCCAACGGATATCTTTACTACACCCCTGGCTCCGTAAGTCAATCTCAAGAATT gCAATTTTCTTACGGTGTAGCAAAAGTGTTGGATTCCGGACATCCAGAATTTAAGGCAGGGGACTTGGTTTGGGGGATCACAGGAAGGGAAGAGTACAGTCTAATCACTAAAACAACAGACACTCTCATTAAAATCCAGCATATTGACGTACCTCTTTCTTATTATACTGGAATTCTCA GTATGCCTGGCATGACTTCGTATGCTGGTTTCTATGAGGTTGGAACTCCTAAGAAAGGAGAATATGTATTTGTTTCAGCAGCTTCTGGTGCAGTTGGTCAGCTTATTGGACAAATCGCAAAGTTGGAGGGTTGTTATGTGGTTGGAAGTGCTGGTAGTAAAGAAAAG GTTGATCTATTGAAGAATCAGCTTGGGTTCGATGAAGCTTTTAATTACAAAGAAGAGCAGGACTTGAATGCAGCTTTGAAAAG GTATTTCCCTGAAGGCATTGATGTTTACTTTGAGCATGTTGGGGGCAAAATGCTTGATGCTGTGCTCCTCAACATGAGACACCATGGTCGCATTGCTGTGTGCGGAATGATCTCACAATACAATCTTGATGAGCCTGAAGGTATCAAAAATTTGTTGCATATTGGATTCAAGTGGATCCAAATGAAAGGATATACGCATCGCAATTATTATCACCTATACCCCAAGTTCTTAGACCGTTTTCTGCCTTACATTAGAGAAAAGAAGATGGTGTATGTGGAAGACATAGTTGACGGCCTTGAGAGTGGTCCAGCGGCCCTTGTTGGACTTTTTAGTGGTCGCAACTTTGGAAAACAAGTAGCTGTAGTTGCTCATGAATGA